GAACTCACGGTCATCTCAGCCGAAGGCCCGCGCTTGAATAAAATTCAAATTCATCGTCTGGAGTCTTCACCAGACAGCGAACAGCTCAATCAATATGCAATCGAAGACATTGTAGAAGTGCAGCCGGAACACTCAGAATTTGACGATCCACCCAATCCTTAAAAATTTTGTTTCAATAATTTAAAGGAATCGTCACTGTGAATGTAGTGCCGGCTCCCACTTCACTACTTATTGTGATGTTGCCGCCGTGTAATTCCACACACTTTTTCATAACCGCTAGTCCCAAGCCTGAACCTGAAACTTTGCCAACATTTTCTCCTCGATGAAACAACTCAAATAGCCGTTGCTGGTCTTTTAAAGGAATGCCGATGCCTTCATCTTGAATGCGAAAAACAGCAAGGTCTGAAGGTGGGTAATCTTCACCGGCAGCTTCTAGATTTTCCTCAAAATCTCTTTTTGTTTCTGGCAGTTGATAAGACAGTGTAAACCAAACGGTACTGCCGGCAGGAGAATACTTAATCGCATTTGACAGCAAATTTGTCAAAATAGAATGCAGTAACTTTTCATCCATGCGAGGCATTCCAAATCCTTTGTCCCCTTCAAGACGTGATTTGTCTTGCACGGTTGAGGGGGCGAGGGTACGTGGCAAAGAAACATCCCCAGCCTTCAAAGTCTCTCTACCATGACTCACAAAAACGAGCCGGTGCTGATTGTTATCCGCTAACTGCATTTCTTCCACTAAATTAGTACAAAAATTTTCTAAATTTAGCGGCCTAGGGTTGAACTCAAGTTTTCCAGCTTCTGCCCTAGTAATTGTCATAATATCAGCTAAAAGTTGCGTTAAACTTTTGGCGGCTGATTGAATTCGCAGAATGTTTCTAAGTTTTTTCTCATCCAGCCATTGGTCATTACAACCTTCAAGAATTTGAGCTGAAATTAGAATTGTGCTCAGAGGCGTGCGAAACTCGTGAGAAGTCATCGAAAAAAAGCGTAGTTTGAGTTCACTAAGTTCTTGTTCTTTTTCTAACGCCATGCGAACTTCTTCAGCTCGCTTACGTCCTGTGATATCGCGAGAATTGATAACAAAATTAATCGCTCCCGAAACATCCAAAAACTTCTGACCGATGGCTTCAAAAATAAGCCAGGAACCGTCTTGATGCTGAAAGCGAAACTCGATAGATAAAGCACTCCCTGAATTTTTGATGGCATGAGTGAAAGTCTCAAGGGCAGTTGCCGCATCATCCGGGTGAATATAGCCAAAAAAGTCTTGATTTAGCAAGTTTTCTGGTTTGTATCCTAAAACTTTTTCAACCGATGGACTTTCATAGCGCACAGTGCCGCGCTCATCCAAAACAGTAATAATATCCAAGGCATTTTCGATCAAGGAACGAAAGCGTTCTTCGCTCTCTCGCACAGCCGCCTCGGCTCGTTGGCGCTCGATAATTTCAGCTTGGAGTGATTGATTGGTTGTCGCTAACTCTGCGGTTCGTTGTTCCACTCTAATTTCTAATTTTTCATTCGCTATGCGAAGCGCCTCTTCTGCCTGCCGGCGTTTTTTGTTCTCGCTATAGAGGAGAGAGTAAACTAATAACAGCAGCGCAAAACTAAGGCCGGTGCCAATGGAGTCGGTGAGCATTGCCTGTCTGAGGCTAGCCGCAGCGGCGGCTGAGCGTTGTTTTAACAACTGTTGCTCCTCGTTTTGCATCTGCCGGATCTTCTGGCGGATCTCATCCATGATCCTTGTACCCTCTTCTGTTAGGGCAATCTGCAACGAAGCGCTATTGCGTTGGCTTTGCGACAAGGCGATCGACTCCTTCAAACCAGCCACTTTCTCGGCAATTAAGGGTTCAAGGATATCGAGCCGGCGCTGCTGGTTGGGGTTATCCGCAGTTAACTCTCGCAGATTTTGGATTCGTGGGTTAATTGTTTCAATTGCTGCATTGTAGGGTTTGAGCAGATTCTTATCACTTGTGATAATGTAGCCCCGCCGCCCCGTCTCTGCATCTTTGATAGTAGAAAGCAAACCTTCTAGGGTTACCTGAACCTCGTAGGTGTGCTGCACCCATTTAAAAGTGTCAATCAGTCGAGCCATACTTTGATATGAAATCGCACTAACGCCACTCAAAATGAGCAACGCTAAACTAAACCCGCTTGGAATAATGTTTTTTGAAATCAACTTTTTCATGAAAGTTATCCTCTTTAAAACTAATATTCTTCCATCCTGTAGCAGGAGAAAGTATGAGCGCTTTCAAATTTCAACACAAATTTAACGATGAAAATTCTTCTGGTAGAAGATGATGTGCGTCTTGCTGAGGCTTTAGCTGAAGCCATCGGAGATCAGCGGTATACAGTGGATGTTGTAACGGATGGGGAAGCCGGTTGGCAGCAAGTCACAGGGGTGGATTATGACTTGATTTTGCTAGATGTCATGCTTCCTAAGTTAGATGGAATCGCTCTTTGCCAGCGCCTGCGCTCTCATGGATATGACCTCCCTATCCTCCTGATTACGGCTCGCGACACCAGCACTGATAAAGTTAGAGGCTTGGATGCCGGTGCCGATGATTATGTCGTTAAACCAATCGATCTGGCAGAGTTGCTAGCGCGGATACGCGCTTTGCTGCGCCGGGGGCCTTCAATCCCAGCAATTTTGATATGGGGCGACTTGCGGCTCGAGCCAAGTACCTATGAAGTCACCTACGCCGGCCAACCTCTGCAC
Above is a window of Microcoleus sp. FACHB-672 DNA encoding:
- a CDS encoding response regulator transcription factor, with the translated sequence MKILLVEDDVRLAEALAEAIGDQRYTVDVVTDGEAGWQQVTGVDYDLILLDVMLPKLDGIALCQRLRSHGYDLPILLITARDTSTDKVRGLDAGADDYVVKPIDLAELLARIRALLRRGPSIPAILIWGDLRLEPSTYEVTYAGQPLHLTPKEYSLLETFIRNGRRVLSRRVLLEQVWDDRDFPEEETVKAHIKSLRQKLKAVGAPNDLIETVHSVGYRLKQVPESGPSI
- a CDS encoding CHASE3 domain-containing protein, yielding MKKLISKNIIPSGFSLALLILSGVSAISYQSMARLIDTFKWVQHTYEVQVTLEGLLSTIKDAETGRRGYIITSDKNLLKPYNAAIETINPRIQNLRELTADNPNQQRRLDILEPLIAEKVAGLKESIALSQSQRNSASLQIALTEEGTRIMDEIRQKIRQMQNEEQQLLKQRSAAAAASLRQAMLTDSIGTGLSFALLLLVYSLLYSENKKRRQAEEALRIANEKLEIRVEQRTAELATTNQSLQAEIIERQRAEAAVRESEERFRSLIENALDIITVLDERGTVRYESPSVEKVLGYKPENLLNQDFFGYIHPDDAATALETFTHAIKNSGSALSIEFRFQHQDGSWLIFEAIGQKFLDVSGAINFVINSRDITGRKRAEEVRMALEKEQELSELKLRFFSMTSHEFRTPLSTILISAQILEGCNDQWLDEKKLRNILRIQSAAKSLTQLLADIMTITRAEAGKLEFNPRPLNLENFCTNLVEEMQLADNNQHRLVFVSHGRETLKAGDVSLPRTLAPSTVQDKSRLEGDKGFGMPRMDEKLLHSILTNLLSNAIKYSPAGSTVWFTLSYQLPETKRDFEENLEAAGEDYPPSDLAVFRIQDEGIGIPLKDQQRLFELFHRGENVGKVSGSGLGLAVMKKCVELHGGNITISSEVGAGTTFTVTIPLNY